In Agrobacterium tumefaciens, a single genomic region encodes these proteins:
- a CDS encoding septation protein A: MDIESNSKESEKMVAEISPLLKFVLELGPLMVFFFANSRGEWLASTFPVLTEFGGPIFIATGLFMIATALALSVSWVLTRKLPIMPLISGIVVFVFGALTLWLQNDTFIKMKPTIVNTLFGVILLGGLFFGQSLLGYVFNSAFRLTDEGWRKLTLRWGVFFLFLAVLNEVVWRMFSTDAWVAFKVWGTMPITIIFTMAQMPLVMRHSLEPLNKDEK; this comes from the coding sequence ATGGATATTGAAAGCAATTCCAAGGAAAGCGAAAAGATGGTAGCGGAAATCAGCCCGCTTCTGAAATTCGTGCTCGAGCTTGGCCCGCTCATGGTGTTCTTCTTCGCCAATTCCCGCGGCGAATGGCTGGCTTCCACTTTCCCCGTGCTGACGGAGTTCGGCGGACCGATCTTCATCGCCACTGGCCTGTTCATGATCGCAACGGCGCTGGCGCTTTCTGTCTCATGGGTGCTGACGCGCAAGTTGCCGATCATGCCGCTGATATCGGGCATCGTGGTGTTTGTGTTCGGCGCGCTGACGCTTTGGCTGCAGAACGATACCTTCATCAAGATGAAGCCCACCATCGTCAACACGCTGTTCGGTGTCATTCTGCTCGGCGGCCTGTTCTTCGGGCAATCGCTGCTCGGTTATGTCTTCAATTCGGCCTTCCGGCTGACGGATGAGGGCTGGCGCAAGCTGACGCTGCGCTGGGGCGTATTCTTCCTGTTTCTTGCGGTGCTGAACGAGGTGGTGTGGCGCATGTTCTCCACCGACGCCTGGGTAGCCTTCAAGGTGTGGGGCACGATGCCGATCACCATCATCTTCACCATGGCGCAGATGCCGCTCGTCATGCGCCATTCGCTTGAACCGCTCAACAAGGACGAAAAATGA
- the dapF gene encoding diaminopimelate epimerase, with amino-acid sequence MADTVEFAKMNGLGNKILVIDMRGRKDMVTPGAAIALNADPATEFDQIMAIHDPRVSGTDAFIDILNCDGTKAQACGNGTRCVVQALSSETGKTSFTFQTVAGILNAVEHEDGMISVDMGLPRFRWSDIPLSEEFHDTSRIELQIGPIDAPILHSPAVMSMGNPHAIFWVDRDPMEFDLERFGPLLENHPMFPEKANITLAQVISDSALRTRTWERGAGLTLACGSAACASAVSAARTGRTGRKVSIDVASSPIRVPLIIDWREDNHVIMTGPAEWEWSGSVDPVTGVWARDAVERGAV; translated from the coding sequence ATGGCGGACACGGTCGAATTTGCGAAGATGAACGGGCTTGGCAACAAGATCCTCGTTATCGATATGCGCGGCCGCAAGGATATGGTCACGCCCGGTGCGGCCATCGCGCTCAATGCCGATCCCGCGACGGAGTTCGATCAGATCATGGCGATCCACGATCCGCGTGTCAGCGGCACGGATGCCTTCATCGATATTCTCAATTGCGATGGCACAAAGGCGCAGGCTTGCGGCAACGGCACGCGTTGCGTGGTGCAGGCGCTGTCTTCCGAAACCGGCAAAACCAGCTTCACCTTCCAGACGGTCGCCGGCATTCTGAACGCCGTCGAGCATGAAGATGGCATGATATCGGTCGATATGGGCCTGCCGCGGTTCCGCTGGAGCGATATTCCGCTTTCCGAAGAATTCCACGATACCAGCCGCATCGAATTGCAGATCGGGCCGATCGATGCGCCGATCCTGCATTCGCCGGCCGTCATGTCCATGGGCAATCCGCATGCGATTTTCTGGGTGGATCGTGATCCAATGGAGTTCGATCTCGAACGTTTCGGACCGCTTCTCGAAAACCATCCGATGTTCCCGGAAAAGGCCAATATCACGCTGGCGCAGGTGATTTCCGACAGTGCGCTGCGCACCCGCACCTGGGAGCGCGGCGCGGGGCTGACGCTTGCCTGTGGTTCAGCCGCCTGCGCTTCAGCCGTTTCCGCCGCCCGAACTGGCCGCACCGGCCGCAAGGTCAGCATTGATGTTGCCTCCAGCCCCATCCGCGTGCCGCTTATCATTGACTGGCGTGAGGATAACCACGTCATCATGACTGGTCCTGCCGAATGGGAATGGTCAGGTTCCGTCGATCCCGTCACGGGCGTCTGGGCGCGGGATGCGGTCGAGCGGGGGGCTGTATGA
- the ftsY gene encoding signal recognition particle-docking protein FtsY, which translates to MALGFIKKVFSFGKDKAETEERPQEDVAPARGNENASFEAALSDAEAHDPVDKDPVSELEMETAGGPAADDAVDVARAEDDEEEDASLLPGAELSGDMGLVPLSLLQAEAAAEEQTKSLPEPLDAGLDADAMDALLDEAEAASAVESSATPPALPKGFSSASERQEPAPAAPQVKLTWFQRLRAGLARTSSQLTTQISALFTKRKLDEDTLDELEDLLIQSDLGVETAMRITGALSSERYGKDVSGEDVARIMAGEITKVLKPVAKPLELDLSHKPHVILVVGVNGTGKTTTIGKLAAKLSGSGLKVMLAAGDTFRAAAIEQLKIWADRTGSEFIGTKLGADASGLAYDAYEQARAQKSDVLIIDTAGRLQNKTELMAELEKIVRVLGKLDPDAPHTVLQTLDATTGQNALNQVEIFRNVAGVSGLIMTKLDGTARGGILVAIAAKHKLPVYFIGVGEGVDDLEPFEAEDFAKAIAGV; encoded by the coding sequence ATGGCCCTCGGCTTCATCAAAAAAGTCTTTTCGTTCGGCAAGGACAAGGCCGAAACGGAAGAGCGGCCGCAAGAGGATGTCGCACCCGCGCGCGGCAATGAAAATGCCTCCTTCGAAGCCGCGCTGAGCGACGCTGAAGCGCATGACCCTGTCGACAAGGACCCGGTTTCCGAACTGGAAATGGAGACGGCCGGCGGGCCGGCTGCTGACGACGCCGTCGATGTTGCCCGGGCTGAAGACGATGAGGAAGAGGACGCGTCACTTCTGCCGGGCGCCGAGCTTTCCGGCGATATGGGTTTGGTGCCCTTATCCTTGCTGCAGGCGGAGGCCGCTGCCGAGGAGCAGACGAAATCTTTGCCGGAACCCCTGGATGCCGGGCTCGATGCGGATGCCATGGATGCATTGCTCGATGAGGCGGAAGCCGCGAGCGCGGTCGAATCATCTGCCACTCCTCCCGCCTTGCCCAAGGGCTTTTCATCGGCAAGCGAGCGGCAGGAACCTGCCCCTGCCGCACCCCAGGTAAAATTGACCTGGTTCCAGCGCCTGCGGGCCGGTCTTGCCCGCACGTCGTCGCAGCTGACCACGCAGATTTCTGCGCTCTTTACCAAGCGCAAGCTGGATGAGGACACGCTCGACGAGCTGGAGGATCTTCTCATCCAGTCGGATCTCGGCGTCGAGACTGCCATGCGTATCACTGGCGCGCTGTCTTCGGAACGCTACGGCAAGGATGTCAGCGGCGAGGATGTGGCGCGCATCATGGCGGGTGAGATCACCAAGGTCCTGAAGCCCGTGGCCAAGCCGCTGGAGCTTGATCTTTCGCACAAGCCGCATGTCATCCTCGTTGTCGGTGTGAACGGCACGGGCAAGACGACGACCATCGGCAAGCTTGCTGCCAAGCTTTCCGGCTCGGGCCTCAAGGTGATGCTCGCGGCAGGCGATACGTTCCGCGCGGCAGCAATCGAGCAGCTGAAGATCTGGGCCGACCGCACGGGCTCGGAATTCATCGGCACCAAGCTCGGTGCGGATGCCTCGGGTCTCGCCTACGACGCTTACGAGCAGGCGCGGGCGCAGAAAAGCGATGTGCTGATCATCGACACGGCCGGCCGTCTGCAGAACAAGACGGAATTGATGGCAGAGCTGGAAAAGATCGTGCGGGTGCTCGGCAAGCTCGACCCGGATGCACCGCATACCGTGCTTCAGACGCTGGATGCGACGACGGGACAGAATGCCTTGAACCAGGTCGAGATATTCCGCAATGTTGCGGGTGTTTCGGGCCTGATTATGACAAAATTGGATGGCACGGCGCGGGGCGGTATCCTCGTCGCCATTGCCGCAAAACATAAGCTGCCGGTTTATTTCATCGGCGTGGGTGAAGGCGTTGATGATCTGGAGCCCTTCGAGGCGGAAGATTTCGCCAAGGCCATAGCGGGAGTTTGA
- the mtaB gene encoding tRNA (N(6)-L-threonylcarbamoyladenosine(37)-C(2))-methylthiotransferase MtaB, which produces MSGVEVITFGCRLNTYESEVMRAEAEKAGLNNAVLVNTCAVTGEAVRQARQAIRRARRDNPHARIIVTGCAAQTEKQTFADMPEVDAVLGNEEKLKSASYRALPDFGVSAEEKLRVNDIMSIKATAPQMVKHIDGHVRAFIQVQNGCDHRCTFCIIPYGRGNSRSVPMGAVVDQARRLTESGYCEIVLTGVDATSYGADLPGGPSLGYLAKTLLKQVPDILRLRLSSIDSIEVDHHLMDLIADEPRFMPHLHLSLQHGDDMILKRMKRRHLRAHAISFCHEVRSLRPDIAFGADMIAGFPTETEEMLENAATLAEECGISSLHVFPYSPRAGTPAARMPQLDRALVKERAARLRARGEALRQAHLQNMVGSVQTILVENNGFAHTDNFTLVAAPDLAPRTLAQVAITGHNGKHLNMKLLAADAA; this is translated from the coding sequence ATGAGTGGCGTCGAGGTCATAACCTTCGGCTGCCGTCTCAACACCTATGAATCGGAAGTGATGCGGGCGGAGGCCGAAAAGGCGGGGCTCAACAATGCCGTGCTGGTCAATACCTGCGCGGTGACAGGCGAAGCGGTGCGGCAGGCGCGCCAGGCCATCCGCCGCGCCCGGCGCGACAATCCACATGCGCGCATCATCGTCACCGGCTGCGCCGCCCAGACAGAGAAGCAGACCTTTGCCGATATGCCGGAAGTGGATGCGGTGCTGGGCAATGAGGAGAAGCTGAAAAGCGCCTCCTATCGCGCGCTTCCGGATTTCGGCGTCTCGGCGGAAGAAAAGCTGCGCGTCAACGACATCATGAGCATCAAGGCGACCGCGCCGCAGATGGTGAAGCATATTGACGGGCATGTGCGCGCTTTCATTCAAGTGCAGAACGGCTGCGATCATCGCTGCACCTTCTGCATCATTCCCTATGGGCGCGGCAATTCCCGATCCGTGCCGATGGGTGCGGTGGTGGATCAGGCCCGCAGGCTGACGGAAAGTGGCTATTGCGAAATCGTGCTGACCGGGGTGGATGCCACGAGTTATGGCGCTGACTTACCCGGCGGACCCTCCCTCGGTTACCTCGCCAAGACTTTGCTGAAGCAGGTGCCTGATATTCTGCGTCTGCGCCTTTCCTCCATCGACAGTATCGAGGTCGACCATCATCTGATGGATCTGATTGCCGATGAGCCGCGTTTCATGCCGCATCTGCACCTGTCCCTCCAGCATGGCGATGACATGATCCTGAAACGCATGAAACGCCGCCATTTGCGGGCCCATGCCATCAGCTTCTGCCACGAGGTGCGATCGCTGCGGCCCGATATCGCCTTCGGTGCGGATATGATTGCGGGTTTCCCGACCGAGACGGAAGAGATGCTCGAAAACGCCGCGACGCTGGCGGAAGAATGTGGCATTTCCAGCCTGCATGTCTTCCCCTACAGCCCGCGTGCCGGCACGCCGGCGGCGCGCATGCCGCAGCTGGACCGGGCGCTGGTGAAGGAGCGGGCGGCACGGCTTCGGGCGCGCGGTGAGGCGCTGAGACAGGCGCATTTGCAAAACATGGTCGGTTCGGTGCAGACGATCCTCGTCGAAAACAACGGTTTTGCCCATACCGACAATTTCACGCTGGTGGCGGCGCCTGATCTTGCCCCGCGCACTCTTGCGCAGGTTGCGATTACCGGCCACAACGGCAAACATCTGAACATGAAGCTTCTGGCGGCGGATGCGGCCTGA
- a CDS encoding DUF2585 domain-containing protein, with protein MTIAEMSASRSRSLKWFGVAAGLLLLQIVILYAMGRIPICECGYVKLFEPGVNTPGNSQHLADWYTPSHIIHGFLFYWFAWLLFRNKPLSMRLSFAVLIEAAWELLENSPIIIDRYRTATMALGYTGDSILNSAMDTVFMVLGFLFAARVPVWLTVLIAIFFEIFTGWLIRDNLTLNVVMLVWPVEAIKEWQNALPQM; from the coding sequence ATGACAATTGCGGAGATGTCGGCTTCCCGTTCGCGTTCGCTCAAATGGTTCGGCGTGGCCGCCGGGCTGCTTCTCCTGCAGATTGTCATTCTCTATGCCATGGGCCGTATTCCCATCTGCGAATGCGGTTATGTGAAGCTGTTCGAGCCGGGTGTGAACACACCGGGCAATTCCCAGCATCTGGCCGACTGGTATACGCCTTCGCACATCATTCACGGCTTCCTGTTCTACTGGTTCGCCTGGCTGCTGTTCCGCAACAAACCGCTTTCCATGCGTCTTTCTTTCGCGGTTCTGATCGAGGCGGCGTGGGAGCTTCTCGAAAACTCGCCTATCATCATCGATCGTTATCGCACGGCGACCATGGCGCTGGGGTACACCGGCGACAGCATCCTGAATTCGGCGATGGACACGGTTTTCATGGTGCTGGGTTTTCTCTTTGCCGCGCGCGTGCCGGTGTGGCTGACGGTTCTGATCGCCATCTTCTTCGAAATTTTCACGGGCTGGCTGATCCGCGATAATCTGACGCTGAACGTGGTGATGCTGGTCTGGCCCGTCGAAGCGATCAAGGAATGGCAGAACGCGCTCCCGCAAATGTGA